The Brucella anthropi ATCC 49188 genome window below encodes:
- a CDS encoding AIPR family protein: MSHSATTILDSTLNSMPSVDYEVYGPAEIMRDIGATGRERENGYLQVIGREAFERSDGDIRGVIASVDARSFVDMIRTSDGKSIKRHLFDENLRIFLGSTGGYNSNIIQTAVSEDSHLFWYLNNGITITCKDYAYNKGHSNPVIKIEDFQIVNGAQTSHSLLEAYNRSPDAFENIVIMVRVYATARGDIAERVAVATNSQARIQVRDLRANHPILKKLEIAFLNQGYYFERKRNMHADKDPGRRLDALKLGQILLSYALGEPDSAKADSDKIFGERFAGIFHENYSIEELCRLVELYRLIEDMRDDYVAKQRDAIESTGEQQYLVYGHWFVLYAAHLICTQKKLPIPFGSDAKQLVFDALTLVANACATAKSAAQYQLFRSPRTKNRLIAELEGRQLSLFEL; this comes from the coding sequence TTGTCTCATTCGGCAACGACGATTCTCGATAGTACGCTTAATTCGATGCCTAGCGTTGATTATGAAGTATACGGTCCTGCCGAAATTATGAGGGACATCGGCGCTACCGGTCGCGAACGTGAGAATGGGTATCTGCAAGTTATCGGTAGGGAAGCATTTGAGCGGAGCGACGGGGATATACGCGGGGTTATCGCATCCGTGGACGCACGCTCTTTCGTTGATATGATACGAACGTCAGATGGCAAATCCATCAAGCGACATTTGTTCGACGAAAATCTGCGCATTTTTCTCGGGTCAACCGGCGGCTATAATAGCAATATTATCCAAACAGCCGTGTCCGAGGATAGCCATCTGTTTTGGTATCTGAACAACGGCATAACGATTACCTGCAAAGATTACGCCTATAACAAGGGTCATTCGAACCCGGTAATTAAGATTGAAGATTTTCAGATCGTCAATGGTGCTCAAACCTCGCATTCGTTATTGGAAGCCTACAATCGTTCCCCAGACGCATTCGAAAATATTGTGATTATGGTCAGAGTTTACGCTACGGCGAGAGGAGATATTGCGGAGCGCGTAGCAGTTGCGACTAACAGTCAAGCTCGCATTCAAGTTCGAGATCTGAGAGCTAACCATCCGATACTCAAAAAGCTCGAGATAGCTTTTCTAAATCAAGGTTATTATTTCGAACGCAAACGAAATATGCATGCCGACAAGGACCCCGGGCGCCGTCTCGATGCCTTAAAGCTTGGCCAAATACTACTTTCATACGCGTTGGGGGAGCCGGATAGCGCTAAGGCGGACTCCGATAAGATTTTTGGCGAGCGGTTTGCAGGGATCTTTCACGAGAATTATTCCATTGAGGAACTATGTCGTCTTGTTGAACTCTATCGGTTGATAGAAGATATGCGTGACGACTACGTTGCAAAGCAGCGGGACGCTATAGAGTCTACAGGCGAACAGCAGTACTTAGTATATGGACACTGGTTTGTACTCTATGCGGCGCATCTTATCTGCACTCAGAAGAAGTTGCCCATACCGTTCGGATCTGACGCGAAACAACTAGTATTTGATGCCCTTACTTTGGTCGCCAACGCATGTGCAACAGCGAAAAGCGCAGCGCAATATCAGCTATTCCGTAGTCCACGAACGAAGAACAGGCTGATCGCAGAGCTTGAAGGTCGCCAACTGAGTCTGTTCGAACTTTGA